In Panicum virgatum strain AP13 chromosome 4N, P.virgatum_v5, whole genome shotgun sequence, a single window of DNA contains:
- the LOC120669400 gene encoding uncharacterized protein LOC120669400 has translation MEGDEEWLDDQPDNINPEDFVVLPSGKQRAVWNKELEKSLVEILHDYKDSGCRGDNGWNSEGWNRMVKEFHTRNRYISFSKSQIQEKEGQLKRDYKMLKAARQQSGSSWNEKRCMVEGSSAMWDNLEQSFPKIKRFRNNKASFPLYEALGELYDGHLIEGKYNCTTIDSMEDEAPLNLLPELDDDDDVVLLDEQRYSREEEIEDPDVSEVQRNLREQGDIVDKETQAD, from the exons ATGGAAGGAGATGAGGAGTGGCTGGATGATCAACCAGATAATATCAACCCTGAAGACTTTGTTGTTTTGCCAAGTG GCAAACAAAGAGCAGTTTGGAATAAAGAGTTGGAGAAGTCACTCGTTGAAATCCTTCATGACTACAAAGATAGTGGATGCAGAGGAGATAATGGCTGGAACTCAGAAGGTTGGAATAGAATGGTGAAGGAATTCCATACTCGGAACAGATACATATCATTCAGCAAAAGTCAAATTCAAGAGAAGGAAGGTCAATTAAAGAGAGATTACAAGATGTTGAAAGCGGCAAGACAACAAAGTGGGTCCTCTTGGAACGAAAAGAGATGTATGGTCGAGGGATCTTCAGCTATGTGGGATAACTTGGAACAATCGTTCCCAAAGATCAAGAGGTTTCGAAACAACAAAGCCAGCTTTCCATTGTATGAAGCACTTGGTGAGCTATATGACG GCCATCTTATTGAGGGAAAGTACAACTGCACCACCATTGATTCAATGGAAGATGAAGCACCCCTCAACCTGCTACCGGAattggatgatgatgatgatgttgtgCTGCTTGACGAGCAAAGATACTCAAGAGAGGAAGAAATTGAAGATCCAGATGTAAGTGAGGTGCAAAGAAACTTGAGAGAGCAAGGAGACATAGTTGACAAAGAAACTCAAGCTGACTAA